CGAAGATGTTCATTCTGCGCCAGTTGAACGTGAGTTGATCGGTAACCTGTTCAGGACGGGGCGGGGAGGTCAGTAAGCTCACGCTGATGCAAACTATCAGGCAGAAGAACCAGTTGATCGATGCTTGGTTCGCGTAGGGTCCGAGCCAAGCTACAGGTTCGGTGGCCAGGTTCAGATAGATTTTGATTGCGATACCGAGGATGAATCCCAGAATGACAGTTGTCAAAGCCCCGGCGCCATTGATCCTGCGCCAGAGGATGCCAAGTACAAAGACCGCCGCGAACGGTGGCGCGAAAAAAGCATAAAGTGACTGGATATATTCAAAGAGGCTGCCGCCTAGCTCGCCGATGAAGCCGCCCAAGACGATCGAAATCGCCAGGATAATCACGGACGTGGTCACTCCGGTCCTCACCAACTGTCGATCAGACGCGCCGGGACGAAATATTTGCTTGTAGATGTCCAAGGTCACGATGGTGGAGGTCGAGTTGAGCACCGAGTTGACGGTTGACTGAATCGCTCCGAAAAGAGCTGCGAGAAACAAGCCACGCAGCCCTGCGGGTATAAGCGTCTGGATCATCTGCACGTAGCCCTTGTCGGCTTCCGGCTTGACCTGATCCCATGGGCGAAGCAGGATTTCTGGGTGAAGTGCGAAAAGTATCATGCCGGGGAGAACGACGATGAGCGGTAAGAATACCTTGATCCATCCGGCAAACACAATTCCCATGCGTGCGTCGTATTCGCTTCTCGCACCGAGGACACGCTGAATCATGAATTGGTTGAGCACGTTGTACCAAATGCCTACTGAGAAGACCATCGGCAAGAAACTTATTGCAGGGATGACTGGATGGGTTGCATTTTGGAAGATTGAGAGGCGATTGTACGAATCAGATTCTCCGCCCGAAAGATGGTTCGTGTTGGCTGTTACCGCGTGAGCCCACTCGCCATGAGTCGCCTGGTTTCGCTCGATCATGGTGCGAAATCCATCGATCAACGAGCCGTCATCGCCGGCCAGCGTATGCAAGCCGAGCAAGCTGACCGTGAGCCCCCCAATAATCATCACCACGACGGTGAGTAAATCCGTCCACGCCACGCTCGCCAGTCCGCCGTAGATTGCCCACACCCCGGAAACGACTCCTAGGGCAATAATGGCGATCCATGGGTTCCAGCCAAATAGGCTCTCTAATGCCAACGCACCACCGTAAAGGACTGCCGCCAGAAAGGCGACCACGTTGCTGATCACTGTGACAATGGCAAACATTTGTCGCAAGGCGGCGTTGAAACGAAGTTCCAGATACTCGG
The window above is part of the Pirellulaceae bacterium genome. Proteins encoded here:
- a CDS encoding sodium/solute symporter (Members of the Solute:Sodium Symporter (SSS), TC 2.A.21 as described in tcdb.org, catalyze solute:Na+ symport. Known solutes for members of the family include sugars, amino acids, nucleosides, inositols, vitamins, urea or anions, depending on the system.), with amino-acid sequence MPGVESFALSPLDYLAIGAFFAMLSLVGYLAGRGEQSGSTEYFLAGKKLPWYVIGGSFIASNISSEHFIGMIGSAVVFGVCISMMEWGNIFTFSLLIWFFIPFLLSAKIFTTPEYLELRFNAALRQMFAIVTVISNVVAFLAAVLYGGALALESLFGWNPWIAIIALGVVSGVWAIYGGLASVAWTDLLTVVVMIIGGLTVSLLGLHTLAGDDGSLIDGFRTMIERNQATHGEWAHAVTANTNHLSGGESDSYNRLSIFQNATHPVIPAISFLPMVFSVGIWYNVLNQFMIQRVLGARSEYDARMGIVFAGWIKVFLPLIVVLPGMILFALHPEILLRPWDQVKPEADKGYVQMIQTLIPAGLRGLFLAALFGAIQSTVNSVLNSTSTIVTLDIYKQIFRPGASDRQLVRTGVTTSVIILAISIVLGGFIGELGGSLFEYIQSLYAFFAPPFAAVFVLGILWRRINGAGALTTVILGFILGIAIKIYLNLATEPVAWLGPYANQASINWFFCLIVCISVSLLTSPPRPEQVTDQLTFNWRRMNIFDGLGDRWYTSVVTWWGLFVVTILTLFFLFSGFVL